The following proteins are encoded in a genomic region of Drosophila willistoni isolate 14030-0811.24 chromosome 3R, UCI_dwil_1.1, whole genome shotgun sequence:
- the LOC6649382 gene encoding G patch domain-containing protein 4 isoform X2: MDFAKKILSKYGWKEGDGLGKNNTGIAAPLKASLKFDNAGLGVDRAKEFNDHWWERCFNEAANNVEVQVQTDGHVKTGRKEGEDAVEISTKGYSARKLNKANKEVGGTVYENFMQTTLLTQNGGEVETVQAIKVEDIAVSKVNVLTDEELFKACGGRTAHKGARHGLKLSGKLARLEQQEQEMLEKLQGKQTPAVEAKLKETPKKKKKQKKEKNEDLQEEQEEETPAADHVKSKKKKRKHISELPEDSEVPNKKKKSKRISND, encoded by the exons AGCTCCTCTAAAGGCCAGTTTGAAATTCGACAACGCCGGTCTGGGTGTCGATCGGGCAAAAGAATTCAATGACCATTGGTGGGAGCGTTGCTTCAACGAGGCTGCAAATAATGTGGAAGTCCAGGTGCAAACAGATGGACATGTGAAGACAGGTCGGAAAGAGGGTGAAGATGCTGTAGAAATATCCACCAAGGGCTACTCAGCCCGCAAACTAAATAAGGCCAACAAGGAAGTCGGCGGCACGGTTTATGAAAACTTTATGCAGACTACCTTACTTACGCAAAATGGAGGAGAGGTCGAGACCGTACAGGCCATCAAGGTGGAGGACATTGCAGTGTCCAAGGTCAATGTCCTCACCGATGAAGAACTCTTTAAGGCTTGTGGTGGAAGAACAGCACACAAAGGAGCTCGTCATGGCCTGAAATTGAGTGGTAAGTTGGCCCGTTTGGAGCAGcaagaacaagaaatgctGGAGAAGCTTCAG GGAAAACAGACTCCAGCTGTAGAAGCAAAATTAAAGGAAACtccaaaaaagaagaaaaagcaaaagaaggaaaaaaatgaagaTTTACAAGAGGAACAGGAGGAGGAGACCCCAGCTGCAGACCATgtcaaatcaaaaaagaaaaaacgcaaGCATATTTCTGAATTGCCCGAGGATAGCGAAGttccaaataaaaagaagaaaagcaaaaggaTATCAAACGATTAG
- the LOC6649382 gene encoding G patch domain-containing protein 4 isoform X1 translates to MDFAKKILSKYGWKEGDGLGKNNTGIAAPLKASLKFDNAGLGVDRAKEFNDHWWERCFNEAANNVEVQVQTDGHVKTGRKEGEDAVEISTKGYSARKLNKANKEVGGTVYENFMQTTLLTQNGGEVETVQAIKVEDIAVSKVNVLTDEELFKACGGRTAHKGARHGLKLSGKLARLEQQEQEMLEKLQGKQTPAVEAELKETPKKKKKQKEKNEDLQEEQEQQEQEMLEKLQGKQTPAVEAKLKETPKKKKKQKKEKNEDLQEEQEEETPAADHVKSKKKKRKHISELPEDSEVPNKKKKSKRISND, encoded by the coding sequence AGCTCCTCTAAAGGCCAGTTTGAAATTCGACAACGCCGGTCTGGGTGTCGATCGGGCAAAAGAATTCAATGACCATTGGTGGGAGCGTTGCTTCAACGAGGCTGCAAATAATGTGGAAGTCCAGGTGCAAACAGATGGACATGTGAAGACAGGTCGGAAAGAGGGTGAAGATGCTGTAGAAATATCCACCAAGGGCTACTCAGCCCGCAAACTAAATAAGGCCAACAAGGAAGTCGGCGGCACGGTTTATGAAAACTTTATGCAGACTACCTTACTTACGCAAAATGGAGGAGAGGTCGAGACCGTACAGGCCATCAAGGTGGAGGACATTGCAGTGTCCAAGGTCAATGTCCTCACCGATGAAGAACTCTTTAAGGCTTGTGGTGGAAGAACAGCACACAAAGGAGCTCGTCATGGCCTGAAATTGAGTGGTAAGTTGGCCCGTTTGGAGCAGcaagaacaagaaatgctGGAGAAGCTTCAGGGAAAACAGACTCCAGCTGTAGAAGCAGAATTAAAGGAAACtccaaaaaagaagaaaaagcagaaggaaaaaaatgaagaTTTACAAGAGGAACAGGAGCAGCAAGAACAAGAAATGTTGGAGAAGCTTCAGGGAAAACAGACTCCAGCTGTAGAAGCAAAATTAAAGGAAACtccaaaaaagaagaaaaagcaaaagaaggaaaaaaatgaagaTTTACAAGAGGAACAGGAGGAGGAGACCCCAGCTGCAGACCATgtcaaatcaaaaaagaaaaaacgcaaGCATATTTCTGAATTGCCCGAGGATAGCGAAGttccaaataaaaagaagaaaagcaaaaggaTATCAAACGATTAG